The Dictyoglomus sp. NZ13-RE01 sequence TAAAAGAGAGTTTAAAGAATGCAAATTTTGCTTCCATAAAATTCTTGTTACTTTTACAACCTTCTCCTGATATTCTCTTAATCTATTCCATGCTTCTAATGTGTTTAATATTTCTTCAAATTCTTCAGGATATATTAGTCCTCCTATTTCTCCCTTTTCTATATATCTCCTGATATCCTTAATACCAGAAAAGGAAGGATATCCAAACTCATAAATGGTATTGAAAGCATCCCTGTTCTCAGTATGCCATCTCTCAATGAACGAAATCTCATTTGTAGGGGAAAGAGCCAAAACCCTCTCTTTGCCTATGGATGTCTCTGCTTCTTTTGCTATTTCATTTAATATTTTATCCCATTCTAAGATCTTTAAGGCTTTACTGTTCATTTGGCTCTTAGATATACTCCTATTTCTTTTAAGTTTAATAGTATATTTTCTATCACCTTATCTACTTCTTCATCTGTCAAAGTATGATCTAAAGCCAAGAAAAACAAAGAAAATGCTACACTCTTATATCCCTTTTCGATTTTTTCTCCTTGGTAAAGATCAAAAATCTTTATAGAGGAAAGAAGTCCCATAGAGCTCTCTTTAATTACCTTCTCTACTTTTGAAACCAACATATCCTCAGGTACTAAGAGGGCAAGATCTCTTTTCACTCCTGGATATAATGGCAGAGGCTTAAATTTAGGCTTTTCTTTCAGGTAATTTAATCTATCTAAATTGATTTCGCCAAAATAAACCTTTTCTCTTAAATCATAATTTTGGGCAATTAATGGATGCACCTCCCCCATATATCCATATATATCTTCTCCCACCTTGATATATCCCTGTTTCTCAGGATGTAGAAAAGGAAAACTTGACTTTTCTAAATCAATTTTTAATCCCCATATCTCTTCAAAAATATTTTCAAAAATCCCCTTTAAATCGTAAAAATCAGCTCTCAATAAATCCTGAGGAATATTCCATGAGGATACAAACCATTCACCAGCCAGTAAAATTCCTAAATGCTTCTCCTCGTTATAATTTTCACCATCCTTCAAAAAAACTTTTCCTATTTCAAATATAAATACATCCTTTCTTTGTCTATTGGAATTGGTCTGGGCAACCTTCAAAAGGGATGGGAGTAAAGAGGTTCTAAGTATTGAGTTTTCTTCACTTAAAGGATTAATTAAAGAAATATATGAAGGAAAAGAATTTAATACTCCCGAATTTTCTAATTCTTTATAGGAAATGAAACTATAATTTATAACCTCCCATAATCCAAGAGAAGTTAGTATATTTCTCAATTTTCTTTCAATAATCTCTTCATTTAATGGAGGCAAAACAACTATACCCTTCTGCATAGGTAGTGTTGGTATGTTGTTATAGCCGTAAAATCTCGCAACCTCTTCGATAAGATCAATCTCCTCTTTAATATCCTGTCTATAAGATGGTACTTTAACTTCTAAAACTGGATTTTGAGATAATATCTGAAAACCAATTCTACTCAATTGTTCAATGATCTCACTTTCCTTTAAATCAACACCTAAGATTTTATTTACCCTTTGAAGTCTTAGAAATACTCTATTTTCTTTTGGTAGTTCCTTATAAACATCAATCCTACCCTTTGCTACTTTTCCTTTACCTAAAATTCGCATTAATTCACTTGCTCTATCTAATATGTTACCCGTTTGAACCACATCTACCCCTCTCTCAAATCTCAAAGATGCCTCAGTCCTTAATCCTAACTTTCTTGCACTTCTCCTTATATTAACGGGATTAAAATTAGCAGCTTCTAATAAAATATTCTTAGTATTTTCGGAAATTTCTGTATCCTTTCCTCCCATTATTCCACCAATTCCTACAGGTCTTTTTTCATCCGCTATCACTAATATACTTTCATCAAGTATTTTCTCTTCATCATTTATCAAAACAATTTTTTCATTTTCTTTTGCTCTTCTTGCAATCAACTTTTTCCCCTCTATGAGGTCATAATCATATGCATGAAGGGGTTGTCCCATTTCTAACATAATATAGTTTGTAATATCAACGATGTTATTAATAGATCTCAATCCAACCCTTTCAAGCTTCCATCTAAGCCATAAGGGAGATTTCTCAATCTTAACATCTGTGATTAGTCTTAGGGCAAATCTTGAACATAGATCATAATCCCAAATTTCTGCTCCAGCCAGATTAAATATGGACTCTCCTTCTTCGTATACATCTAATTTAGGTAATTTTAATGGTATGTTGAAGTATGCGGATATTTCCCTTGCTAAACCTATATAACTTAAACAATCTCCTCTATTAGAAGGAATTTCGATCTCCAATAAATAATCTCCATCCCCTAAGTAATCACTTAACTTTTTCCCAACCTCATAATCATCAGGAAGAATCATAATTCCTTCTTTATCCTGGGATATCTCGAGCTCCCATTCGGAACAGAGCATACCCTCAGAAGGAATCTCATCAAATTTTCTCATTGCTATTTCATGTCCTTGAACCTTAGCACCAATTGGAGCTAATGGAACCTTAGCAGATTTAAAAACATTTTTTGCTCCAGTTACTATTGTTAAAATATCTTTTCCATTAAAAACCTTACAAACCAAGAGTTCATCCTTTGTGGGATGAGGTGTTACATCCTTAATCTCACTAATAATAATATCTTTCCAATTATCCCCTATTTTCAATTTCCCATCTTTATACTGATAAGATGCATAAAGTCCTAAATTTCTAAATGCTTTTACAATATCCTCTACACTAACTTCATCTTCCAGATATTCTAAAAGCCACCTATATGAAATAAGCATGAATATTCCTCCCTTTTAGAATTGATTTAAAAATCTAATATCATTTTCATAGAATAATCTTATATCATCAACTCCGTATAACTGCATAGCAATTCTATCAGGTCCCATACCAAAAGCAAAGCCAGTATATTTCTCTGGATCAATGCCTACAACCCTAAACACTTGAGGATGTACCATTCCACAACCTAATATCTCTAACACGCCTGAATATCCACAGGCTTTGCATCCTTCTCCTTTACATACTCCACATTCTACATACATCTCTGCACTTGGTTCAGTAAAAGGAAAGTAACTTGGGATAAAATAAACCTTTCTGTCTTTACCAAAAATCCTATGGGCAAATATTGTTAAAACACCTTTTAATTCTGCGAAAGAGACATCTGTATCAACCGCAAGTCCTTCTATCTGAAAAAACATTGGACTATGAGTAGCATCAGGCATATCCCTTCTGTAACATTTACCAGGTGCAACAATTCTTAAAGGAGGCTTAATCTTCTCCATAACCCTTATCTGCACTGGAGAGGTTTGAGTCCTTAAAAGATGCTCATTATCTACATAAAAGGAATCATGGGATTCTCTAACAGGATGATCATGAGGAATATTTAAGGCAGTAAAGTTATAATAGTCTGTCTCTAACTCAGGTCCATAAACAACTTGAAAACCCATCTCTTTAAAAACGGATACGATCTCTTCAATAACCTGAATCAAAGGATGGATCTTTCCAATAGGTTTCCTTCTTCCAGGCAAAGTTATATCTATTTTCTCCTTGGAAAGTCTTTTTTCCAATGCCAATAATTTTACCCTTTTTTCTGCCTCTTCATACAGCCTTTCTAATTCATCCTTCCATTGATTTGCAAGTTTTCCCCAATATATTCTTTCCTCAGGAGACATTTTTCCCAAGGACCTCAGAATTTGGTTCAGAAAACTATTTTTACCTAAAAACTCCCTCTTAATTTCTTCTAATTCTTTTTCATCGGTTACATTTTTAAGCCTTTCTTTTGCATACTCAACCTTAGAAATGTACTCTTCTTCTCTCATAATCTATTTCCCTCCATTAATCTTTGTTTTTGAGCCTCAAAAAGAAAAGCAGAACCTGCGATTGCCACATTTAATGATTCAACAGTTTCTTTTAGTGGTATACGCAATTTTATTGGATTTAAAGGAGAGTATAATTCCTCTCTAACTCCCCATGCCTCATTACCTAAAATTAAGAGGAAACTCTCTCTAAAGTTATATTGAAAATATATTTTTTCACCTTTTGGGTCCGCAATTACTACTCTATGCCCCTTGAAAAACTCTAAAATCTCTTTATAGGATGCAATCCAAATCGGTAATCTAAAAATTGAGCCCGATGAAGCCCTTATCACTTTATAATTATAAGGATCAACCGTATCCTCAGAAAGTATTAGAGCATCCGCATATAATCCTTCAGAAATCCTTATGAGGGTCCCTAAATTTCCAGGATCTTGAATGCCATCAGAATATATCGCAATATAGTTTTTATTATTTATTAATACATCCCATTTTGGCTCTAAAAATAAAGGAAGCACCCCCAGTATTCCTGGAGGTGTTTCCAATAAGGACAATTTATTCATTAAAGAGTCATCAACAACAGAATAGGAAATAGAATTAAGGAATTCTTTTAATTCCTTATCTTTCTTTTCCCATAATGATTTAGAAATATATACCTTATAAATATAAACCCCACTTTTCCACGCATCCTTTAAAAGTCGCCAACCTTCTACAATACATTTGCCTTTTTCTTTTCGTGTTTTTTTATCTCTTAAACTAATAATTTCCTTTATTTCTGCATTGTGGCGACTTGAGATAAAACTCATTACATTACTTGATTCACCAATTGTTTAAAGGCTTCAGGCTCAGAAATTGCTAACTCTGCAAGCATTTTTCTATTTAACTTTATATTCTGCTTCTGTAACTTAGAGATAAATTTGCTATAGGAAAGACCAAAAGGTCTTACTGCTGCATTAATTCTTACTATCCATAATCTACGAAACTCTCTCTTTTTTCTTCTTCTATCTACATATGCATCATATAAAGCTTTTATTACTGATTGGTTTGCAATCTTAAATATTCTACTTCTTCTTCCTCTAAAACCCTTTGCAAGCTTCAGTATTTCTTTATGTCTTCTTCTTGTTATATAGCCACCTTTTACCCTCATTTTGCTCCTCTCTCCTTTTTAAAATTTATAAGGTAACATTTTTTTAACGTGCCATTCCTCAACATTTTTAATGGCGGATGGAATACTTAATCTTCTCTTTCTTGAACTGGATTTTTTACCTAAATTGTGCCTCATCCCAGCCTTTTTATGCAGGATTTTTCCCGTTGCAGTCACCTTAAATCTCTTAGCAGCAGAAGATCTTGTCTTCAATTTATTGCTCATTTTTTACCTCCTCTAATATTACTTTTTTATTAGTAGACTTTTTAGGAGCAAGCATAACAATTAAAGAAGATCCCATTAAGGGACCTTTTTTCTCTGCTACTCCTAAATCCTCAATATCTTTTAGTATTCTCTCTAAAAGTTTATCACCCCATTCAGTATATATCAATTGTCTACCTTTAAAAAGTATAACAAGTCTTACCTTATTCCCTTTTTCAAGAAATTCTCTAATTTTTTTAAGTTTTACTTGATAATCATGTTCCTCAATATTTGGTCTAATCTTTATTTCCTTAACCTCTATTACCCTTTGGTTCTTCTTGCTCTCTTTCTCTTTTCTTGCCATCTCATACTTGAACTTTCCATAATCCATTATCCTACAAACAGGAGGATTTGCATTTGGTGCAACCTCAACTAAATCTAAATTTCTTTCACGAGCAAGTCTCAATGCTTGATCTAAATGCATTATACCAAGTTGTCTTCCATCCTCTCCTACAACTCTTACCTCCCTTGCTCTAATCTTCTCATTTACTCGATACTCTTTATCTATTTAAAACACCTCCCTATTTAAATTATTCTTCTAAATAATCTTTGATTTTCTTACTTCTTGACGGATGCCTTAATCTTCTCAAAGCCTTTGCCTCTATTTGTCTTATACGCTCTCTTGTTACGTTAAAAAGTTTTCCTACTTCTTCTAAAGTACGAGGTTGATTATCAACAAGCCCAAATCTTAACTTCAATATTTCTCTTTCTCTCTCAGAAAGTTCATTCAAAAGTTCATTAATATCTCTTTTCAAGGATTCCTGAACAGCATAATCCGCTGGACTTAATCCTTTATTCTCAATAAAATCCGCCAATCTATTATCCTCGTCTTCTCCTACTGGCATTTCCAAAGACAAAGGTTCTTGTCCCATTAGACTAATCTCCCTAATTCTTTCTACTGGAAGACCTACCCTCTCTGCAACCTCTTCATCGGTAGGTTTTCTACCTAATTCCTGTGTTAATTGTCTTGTTACCTTATGTATCTTATTCATGGTTTCTACCATATGTACAGGAATTCTTATGGTTCTTGCCTGATCAGCTATTGCTCTTGTTATAGCTTGTCTTATCCACCAAGTAGCATAGGTGCTAAACTTAAATCCCTTTCTATAATCAAACTTCTCAACTGCCTTAATTAAACCCAAATTACCTTCCTGTATAAGATCTAAGAATAAAAGCCCTCTCCCTATATATCTTTTTGCCACACTAACAACCAACCTTAAATTAGCCTCTATTAATTTTTTCTTAGCCTCTTCATCACCCTCTGATGCTCTTTTAGCAAGTTCAACTTCTTCTTCTGGTGTTAATAATGGTATCTTCCCTATTTCTTTTAAATACATCTTTACTGGATCGTCTAACTCTATCTCTTCAGGAAGCTCCAATCCCTCCTCAAGTCCCTCAGTTATCTCTTCTTGCTTTAAATCCTTGAACTCTTCACCTTCAACCAGTTCATGTTCTGCTATAAGATCCTCTATCTCATCCAGATTTTCTTCTGGATAAGGATAATCCGCTAAAATTTCTTCTGGCGTAATTTTATCTGAATATTTCTTATTTCCCATAGAAACATCATCTCCCTTCAATTAATATCATTGTACCCTTTTTAATTGACTGATTAACCATTGAATTTCTTTCTTAATTTCTATTATATATTCCAACTCCTCTTCTGTGTAAGTATCTTTTTCCAATCTTGCAAGCTCTTCCTTTCTTAGCCTAATTTGTTTTTTAATTTGTTCTTCTCTAAATCTATCTAATATATAGCTTAGCTCATTTCTATTAATTTCTGCCAACTTAATTGCTCTTCTTAAAAAATCCCTTTTGTCTTCGTCCCATAAGTTTATAAATTCCTCTAAATTACTTTTATTCTCCCATACTCTCCATTTTCTAATCACTTCTTGGAAAAAAGGAAATGTGAAATCGTCGGGACTCAAACTTTTAATATTAAATTCTTCAACACCTAATAGAATAAATCCTAATAAAATTTCCTCAAGCTGAGATAAACCTAAAACTTTTATTATTTCTGCCTTTTTCTCCGCTTGATAATTTCTCTGCTCTTGTAATATCCTCGTCTTTAAAACCTTTTGAAATATATTCTCTGACACATTCAATTTTTTGCATATATAGGGAATATAACCCTTTACTTTTTCCTGCTGGATAAGTATATTTTTACTACGAAGAATTGAAGATGTCAATATTTCTAAAAGATTTTCTATTTTTTCCTGAAGAGGCATCTCCTCATTTAGAGTATGATCAATAAGAAATTCTAAGGCTTGCCTACTATTATTTAATAATTTTATAAATTTCTCTTTATCATTTTTTTGTATATATTCATCAGGATCTTTATAACCCTGCGGTAAATCAAGCCAAAATACATTCATCCCTTCAAGCTCAAAAATTGAAAGTGCTCTCTTTCCTGCTTGTATTCCTGCCACATCTTTATCGTATGCAATTATTACGTTATTTGTATAGTTTTTTAATAATTTTGCCTGAGAATGGGTCAAAGAGGTACCTAAAGATGCAACAGCTATATTTATACCCTCCTGATGCAACGAAATTGCATCCATGTATCCTTCTACAAGAATAGCTTTACCATCCTTTTTTATCTTCTCCTTTCCGTGATACAAAGCATACAATATTTCTCTTTTATTGAAAATATCCGACTCAGGAGAATTTATATACTTTGGCTCATCATTCCCTAAGGTTCTAGCTCCAAACCCCACAATTTTTCCCCTATGATTAATTATTGGAAAAGTAACTCTCCCTGCAAAAAGATCCCGCCATTCCCCATTTGAATAGAACAAAACCTTACTTTTTATAATATCCTCCTCAGAGAAACCTTTCTTTATTAAATATTTATAAAGAAGCTGAGGATTTTTAGGAGCAAATCCTAAGAGAAAATCCTCTTGAGTTTTTTCCTTAATGTTTCTCTTCTTTAAATATTCTTTACCTTCTTTTCCAAACTTACTACTTAAAAACAAATGATAAAATTCTGCTGTAGATTTAATTATCTCCAAATGAACATCATACTTTTCGCGTTTTTCTTCTTTTTTTGGTAACTCTAATCCAACTTCATTTGCTAATTCTTCTAAGGCGGACATAAAAGATATATTTTTGTAATTCATTAGAAAAGTAAAGACATCGCCACTTGCTCCACAGCCGAAGCAATGATAAAGCCCTTTCTCCGGACTCACATAAAAGGATGGAGTTTTTTCATTATGAAAAGGACAGAGTCCTGCAAAATTTTTCCCAACTCTCTTTAAATTTACATATTTTGATATAACGTCTACTATGTTTACTCTTTCCTTAACCTCATCAACAAAGTCCTCTAAGGAAAGAGCCATTAGAAAAACCTCCAAGGCTTGGGAATATAAATATTTTCAAAAAGCTCTATAGCATATCTATCAGTCATTCCTGCTATATAATCTATTATACCAATTACTTTATCCTCTTGGTTAAAGGGATAGGGAAGCAAATTAGGATTTTTATAAAAATATTCAAAAAGACCTGTAATCAAAAGCTCTACTCTTTTGTTTTCTGACTTTACCTGAGGATTTACATACAAGGTATCATACAAAAATTTTCTTAATTCTTCC is a genomic window containing:
- a CDS encoding DNA primase is translated as MALSLEDFVDEVKERVNIVDVISKYVNLKRVGKNFAGLCPFHNEKTPSFYVSPEKGLYHCFGCGASGDVFTFLMNYKNISFMSALEELANEVGLELPKKEEKREKYDVHLEIIKSTAEFYHLFLSSKFGKEGKEYLKKRNIKEKTQEDFLLGFAPKNPQLLYKYLIKKGFSEEDIIKSKVLFYSNGEWRDLFAGRVTFPIINHRGKIVGFGARTLGNDEPKYINSPESDIFNKREILYALYHGKEKIKKDGKAILVEGYMDAISLHQEGINIAVASLGTSLTHSQAKLLKNYTNNVIIAYDKDVAGIQAGKRALSIFELEGMNVFWLDLPQGYKDPDEYIQKNDKEKFIKLLNNSRQALEFLIDHTLNEEMPLQEKIENLLEILTSSILRSKNILIQQEKVKGYIPYICKKLNVSENIFQKVLKTRILQEQRNYQAEKKAEIIKVLGLSQLEEILLGFILLGVEEFNIKSLSPDDFTFPFFQEVIRKWRVWENKSNLEEFINLWDEDKRDFLRRAIKLAEINRNELSYILDRFREEQIKKQIRLRKEELARLEKDTYTEEELEYIIEIKKEIQWLISQLKRVQ
- a CDS encoding translation initiation factor IF-3 codes for the protein MDKEYRVNEKIRAREVRVVGEDGRQLGIMHLDQALRLARERNLDLVEVAPNANPPVCRIMDYGKFKYEMARKEKESKKNQRVIEVKEIKIRPNIEEHDYQVKLKKIREFLEKGNKVRLVILFKGRQLIYTEWGDKLLERILKDIEDLGVAEKKGPLMGSSLIVMLAPKKSTNKKVILEEVKNEQ
- a CDS encoding phenylalanine--tRNA ligase subunit alpha, which encodes MREEEYISKVEYAKERLKNVTDEKELEEIKREFLGKNSFLNQILRSLGKMSPEERIYWGKLANQWKDELERLYEEAEKRVKLLALEKRLSKEKIDITLPGRRKPIGKIHPLIQVIEEIVSVFKEMGFQVVYGPELETDYYNFTALNIPHDHPVRESHDSFYVDNEHLLRTQTSPVQIRVMEKIKPPLRIVAPGKCYRRDMPDATHSPMFFQIEGLAVDTDVSFAELKGVLTIFAHRIFGKDRKVYFIPSYFPFTEPSAEMYVECGVCKGEGCKACGYSGVLEILGCGMVHPQVFRVVGIDPEKYTGFAFGMGPDRIAMQLYGVDDIRLFYENDIRFLNQF
- a CDS encoding phenylalanine--tRNA ligase subunit beta, which translates into the protein MLISYRWLLEYLEDEVSVEDIVKAFRNLGLYASYQYKDGKLKIGDNWKDIIISEIKDVTPHPTKDELLVCKVFNGKDILTIVTGAKNVFKSAKVPLAPIGAKVQGHEIAMRKFDEIPSEGMLCSEWELEISQDKEGIMILPDDYEVGKKLSDYLGDGDYLLEIEIPSNRGDCLSYIGLAREISAYFNIPLKLPKLDVYEEGESIFNLAGAEIWDYDLCSRFALRLITDVKIEKSPLWLRWKLERVGLRSINNIVDITNYIMLEMGQPLHAYDYDLIEGKKLIARRAKENEKIVLINDEEKILDESILVIADEKRPVGIGGIMGGKDTEISENTKNILLEAANFNPVNIRRSARKLGLRTEASLRFERGVDVVQTGNILDRASELMRILGKGKVAKGRIDVYKELPKENRVFLRLQRVNKILGVDLKESEIIEQLSRIGFQILSQNPVLEVKVPSYRQDIKEEIDLIEEVARFYGYNNIPTLPMQKGIVVLPPLNEEIIERKLRNILTSLGLWEVINYSFISYKELENSGVLNSFPSYISLINPLSEENSILRTSLLPSLLKVAQTNSNRQRKDVFIFEIGKVFLKDGENYNEEKHLGILLAGEWFVSSWNIPQDLLRADFYDLKGIFENIFEEIWGLKIDLEKSSFPFLHPEKQGYIKVGEDIYGYMGEVHPLIAQNYDLREKVYFGEINLDRLNYLKEKPKFKPLPLYPGVKRDLALLVPEDMLVSKVEKVIKESSMGLLSSIKIFDLYQGEKIEKGYKSVAFSLFFLALDHTLTDEEVDKVIENILLNLKEIGVYLRAK
- the rpmI gene encoding 50S ribosomal protein L35, producing the protein MSNKLKTRSSAAKRFKVTATGKILHKKAGMRHNLGKKSSSRKRRLSIPSAIKNVEEWHVKKMLPYKF
- a CDS encoding 50S ribosomal protein L20; its protein translation is MRVKGGYITRRRHKEILKLAKGFRGRRSRIFKIANQSVIKALYDAYVDRRRKKREFRRLWIVRINAAVRPFGLSYSKFISKLQKQNIKLNRKMLAELAISEPEAFKQLVNQVM
- a CDS encoding 23S rRNA methyltransferase codes for the protein MSFISSRHNAEIKEIISLRDKKTRKEKGKCIVEGWRLLKDAWKSGVYIYKVYISKSLWEKKDKELKEFLNSISYSVVDDSLMNKLSLLETPPGILGVLPLFLEPKWDVLINNKNYIAIYSDGIQDPGNLGTLIRISEGLYADALILSEDTVDPYNYKVIRASSGSIFRLPIWIASYKEILEFFKGHRVVIADPKGEKIYFQYNFRESFLLILGNEAWGVREELYSPLNPIKLRIPLKETVESLNVAIAGSAFLFEAQKQRLMEGNRL
- the rpoD gene encoding RNA polymerase sigma factor RpoD produces the protein MGNKKYSDKITPEEILADYPYPEENLDEIEDLIAEHELVEGEEFKDLKQEEITEGLEEGLELPEEIELDDPVKMYLKEIGKIPLLTPEEEVELAKRASEGDEEAKKKLIEANLRLVVSVAKRYIGRGLLFLDLIQEGNLGLIKAVEKFDYRKGFKFSTYATWWIRQAITRAIADQARTIRIPVHMVETMNKIHKVTRQLTQELGRKPTDEEVAERVGLPVERIREISLMGQEPLSLEMPVGEDEDNRLADFIENKGLSPADYAVQESLKRDINELLNELSEREREILKLRFGLVDNQPRTLEEVGKLFNVTRERIRQIEAKALRRLRHPSRSKKIKDYLEE